GTGTGGTAGGCAGTGGTTTTTATATGGAGGAATACTATGCGGCTCCTTCTGTATATATAGTAGAAAATTGCAGTGTTGAAGGTAGTATTACTGGAGGTACAGAAGTAGGTACTGTTGCGGGTCATGCTTATAATTCTATAGTGAAAAATTGTACAAGCACTATGACTATTGATGGTAATGCAGATGGAACTCAGATTGGAAAGACAGAGACTGAAGCTTCACTATTTGCAGGGGGCAGTGGGACAGAAGCTGATCCATATCAGATTGCTACTGCTAGTCAGCTCAATAGAGTGAGAAGATATTTAAACAAGAATTATATACTGACAGCAGATATTGACTTATCAAGTTATGAAAATTGGGAACCTATTGGTGTTTTTAAAGCTGCATCTGAAGATGATGAAGAAGCACCTGTTATGGAACTTACTTTTTCTGGAGTTTTTAATGGGAATGGCCACAAGATTTCCAATATCCATATTTCTAGAGATAATGATGTAGGAGTTGGATTGTTCGGTTGTGTTGCAGGGGACAATGCCTCTGTTAAAAATCTTGTAGTTGAAAATACTACAGTTTCAGGCAAGCAATTGGTTGGAGGAGTTATTGGATACGCTTCATTTAAAAATGCTGCAGAATCAATTTCACTTGTTGGAGAAAACAATATTACAGGAGGTTTTCTTGTAGGTGGTATTGTAGGAGGAGGATTTTGTGATATCAAAAATTGCAGTGCAAATGCAAATGTGATTTTGGCTGGAGATAATGCTCAGGGTGTGGGTATATTGTCCGGAGGTATGGAAGCATGTTCCTTGATTGGTTCCAGTGCAACTGGTACTGTAACAGCAGTGGGAAATGGAAGCTTTAGTATTGGTGGATTGTCTGGTACAGCACATGAAAGTGCATCTGTGGAAGATTGTAATGCAGATGTTGTGATAACTGTTGGAGAAAACAGCAGTATGGTAGGTGGACTTCTAGGTAATGCAGGTACCTATAATGTAGAAAATCCAACTATTATCAAGAATTGTTCTGCTAATGCTTCTATTAAAGCAGCAGATAGTGCTGAACGTATAGGTGGTATTGTAGGAGCGGGTTTCTACCTTGATGCATATAAGGAATATAGACCAGTTCCATCTGTTTACAAGGTAATAGATAGTGAAACTTCCGGTAGTATTGAAGGTGGCAAGATTATAGGTACTATTGCAGGACATGCCTATAATTCTACAGTGGAAAATTGCACAAGTACTATGACTGTTAATGGTAATGCAGATGCACCACAGATTGGAAAATCAGAAACAGCAGAACCTTCATCCTTTGCAGGTGGAAGCGGTACTGAAGCTGACCCATATCAAATTGCTACTGCTGATCAGTTGAACAATGTAAGAAAATATTTAGATAAGCATTTTAAACTAACAGCTGATATAGATTTAGCAAGCTATGAAAATTGGGAGCCTATTGGAGCATTTAATCTACAGGCTGAGGATGAATCAGGATATTTGGCAAATGCATTTAAGGGAAGTTTTGATGGAGACAACCACACTATTTCTAATCTGACTACAAATAAAGAAAATTCTGTAGGAGTGGGTTTAATAGGGGCTGCTTCAAGTTCTTCTGTGGTAAAAAACCTTAAAATGAAAAATGTAACAGCTGAAGGTACAACGGCAGTTGGTGCTGTATTAGGTTATAATCAGGGTACAGCTGAAAATATTACATTATTTGGAGACAATAACATAAGCGGTTATAACTGTATTGGTGGTATTTTAGGCGGCAATGAAGGTGGAGCAATTAAAAACTGCACTGCTGCTGCAACAATAAATGTGCTGGGTGACAATGTATTTGAGGATGGGAGATATATTTTGCCTGATAATGCAGAGGCTGGCGGCATTATTGTAGGAGGATCCTTTACAGGAACAATTGATGGTTGCTCTGCTGAAGGGACAGTAATCTCCAAAGGAAGCAATGCCATGGGACTTGGTGGTGTAGGTGGCTGCCTTGAATATATGGAAAGTATCACTAACTGCACGGCAAATGTTATTATTGATGCTGGAGAATCAGCTCATGGGGTAGGTGGACTTTGCGGCTTTGCAGGTATGTTTGATAGGGAAGCTCCTGCTGTGATTTCTAACTGCACTGTTACTGTTACCATTACTGCCAATGGTGCTACACATATTGGCGGTTTAGTTGGCACTGGATTGTATATGAATATGTACGATATGGAGAGTGTATTTGTAATTTCAAATTGTGAAGTTACAGCAGAGATCAAGGGCGCCATTACTCCAGGAACAGTGGTTGGACGAGCTGAGGGAAGTACTATTGAAAGTTGTACAGCAAATGTAACTATAGATGGTGCTTCTGATGGCCCAGAGATTGGAACAACAGACAGACCTTTTGAAAGTGCAGAATAGAGTTGATATTTTAGGTGAAATATCATAAAGGTATTTCTTGAACGGAACAAAAAAATGTTATTTAAGTGGTGAATAGTCATCTAGAAAGTGTTAGAAAGGCCGATGTCATGGGGCGGCTTTGAAATAAAAATCAAAGTCGCCTTAATTTATCTAAGCAATTAAATTTCTCCTTCCATGTAAACATTATATTTCAACTTTTCCTTAGATATAGCTTCTAAAGTGTATTCTACTAATGAATTATCATTTTTATCTGTGAGCATATATCCTAAATTGGTTAAATTATATTTATTTTTTCTTTCTGATATGAATCCATATATTATTAAAGGACGTATAATTCTTAGTGCCAATTCCTTGCTTAGACCAATTTTTCTGCTTAGTTCCAATAAGTCCAGTTCTTCTTTATGAATTTAAAACAGATATAGTTAGATAAAACTAACTTTTTTATGCACTACAGGCTGCTTATGTTTTGATTTTCGATATTCGGAAGGACACATACCAGTTATTTTTTTGAATGCTGCTGCAAATTTGCTTTGATTTTCATATCCTACTTTGGCTGCTATAACGGCAATGCTGTCATATGAGTTCTGAAGCATAAATGCGGCAGTTTTGATTCTGTGATAGTGCATATAATTTCCGATTGTTGTTCCATAAATGCCTTTGAAGCAACTTTTCAATGTGGTTGCGCCAATTCCATATTTTTTTGACATTTCTTCAATTGTAATGCGTTTATTCATATGTGTAATTAAATGATCTCTTATCTGTTTTGTAATGGTTACTTGTTTTCTTGAATAATAGGGTCTTTCTTGATTTTGTTCTGAAATATTGTTACTGCTCAAAAAAAGTAATAGTTCAATCACTTTTATTTGATGATATGTGCGGTAAAGTTCTTCTTTTACTGGATAAGGCTGTGAAAAAATATGTTTTATTTCATTTCTGGCCCTCAGGATAAAGCAGTGACCTTTTACACATAGTTTTTTCATAAGTTTATATAAATCAATGGAATCTGGCAATTTCATTTTTTTGATAGATATCACTGCCTCATCTAAATAAATGATAATGGATATACCCTTAAAATATCCTAATGGGAAATTGGATGAAATTTTTTTACAAGAAAAATTACTAATAGATAAATCACCTTCATTTAAATATATATAATCATTTTTTTTAAACTCGCATTCATATCTGCCTTCCATGCAATGATTTATTTCTATGATATTTATATTTGTTATATTATTATTTGGTCTTATATCTAGTTTAAACAAATTATATGTCAATTGAATTCCGGGAAGTACTTCATACTGTATAAGTTTTCCGGTACCACTGTGATTTTCGATATGGTATTCCGTACAATAGCGGTGCTGTTTTATAGCTTTTAGATCTGAACCAAATACATTTTGCCACTGTATTGTTTGCATTAGTTTGTCTCCTTTCTATTGATATAGTACCTCATTTTAAACCCATATTTTAACCATTGTAATTTATTATACTTTAATTGATATTGATTATCAATATCTTCGCTGGTGATTATAGGAAAATTTGTAGCAGCAAAATGGCAATTTTAAAATTTACTTGATTATTCAAGCAGTTCTTTTACATCCTTATAAATCAGTATATTTGATATACCTGCATAGTATCTTATTATTCCATCAATTACGGTTATTGGAGGGGTGAATCCCTTATGGATAATATTATTTACTTCAATTCCCTCCTTATCCGATAAATTTATTTTATCAAGTTCTATGAAATTTAATATTATATTTTGTGAAACATCACTATTACTAAAAAATTTTTTTAAATTGTTATAAAGTTCTTCTGTTTTTATAAGTGTTACATTTGATTCAGATGAAATAGAATTTTTACAGTTGTTCCTGCAGTTTGTACAGCTGCTGCACCTTGTTTTATTCTGGGAGCTATCAGAGGAATCATGGCTGCTATTGCAGCATCTCTTTAAGGATAGTACGGTGTTCTTATTCCCATATATATTAATTTTAATTTTTAAGTTCATATAATTTAAATTCCTTTCTCTAATAATAACAATTATAATATCATAAAGAGATATTTTTATGCAATTAAAAATGTGTTATATTGACAAAAAGTACATTTAAAAATAAAATTAGTATAATAATTATCAGATGCTTAAACATAATTTGTATAGGGGATGTAATCAGTGAATAGAGAAATTTATATGGACTATGCAGCTACAACTTTTGTAAAACCAGAAGTTATAGAGGAAATGAAGTTATATTTTAATGAATATTTTGGTAATCCTTCTTCCGTCTATGGTATATCTAGAAGCACAAAGATGGCTATAATAAAGGCTAGGGAAAAAATAGCATCAGCCATAAATGCAAACAGGGATGAAATATTTTTTACAAGTGGAGGATCAGAATCGGATAATTGGGCCATAAAAGGAGTGGCTCTTGCAAATAAAGAAAGAGGAAAGCACATAATAACTACAGGAATAGAACATCCTGCTGTAATAAATACCTGCAGATATATGGAAAAACAAGGCTTTAAGGTTACATATCTTCCTGTGGATAGATTTGGAACAGTAGATATAAAGAAGCTGGAGGAATCCATAGGAAAAGATACTTTAATTGTATCTATAATGTTTGCTAATAATGAAATAGGTACCATAGAGCCTATAGAGGAAATAGGGAATATATGCAAGAAGAGACAAATCTTACTTCATACAGATGCAGTTCAAGCAGTAGGTAATGTTCCCATTGACGTTAAAGATATGAATATAGATCTTTTGTCCATGTCATCTCACAAATTTTATGGACCTAAAGGTATAGGTGCCCTCTACATAAAAAAAGGAGTAAAAATAGATAGTTTTATTCACGGAGGTTCTCAAGAGAGAGGAAGAAGAGCTGGAACAGAGAATATTGCAGGTATAGTTGGTATGGGAAAAGCACTTGAGATTGCAACTTTAAATATGAATAGGGAAAATAAAAGGCTAAGTTATCTTAGAGATAAGATGATAGAAAAACTTCTAAAAATACCAGGTACCAAACTAAATGGACATAAAACAAACAGACTTCCTAGTAATGTAAATATTTCTTTTGATTCTGTAGATGGAGAAATTTTGGTTATGGCTTTAGATAATGAGGGCATATGTGTATCTGCAGGAAGTGCATGTTCTGCAGGAGCTATAGAACCTTCACGTGTACTAAAAGCTATAGGACTTTCTGATGTTCGGGCAAAATCTTCTATTCGTCTAAGTTTAGGAGCAGGTACTACCGAGGAAGATATTAACTATGCTGCAGATATTATAAAAGATACAGTATTTAAGTTAAGAGAAAATAATGCAAAATGGAGTTCTGGAAAATTTTAAATTAGAATAGGTGATAAAATGGCAAAAAAAGTAGTAGTGGGTATGAGCGGTGGAGTAGACAGTTCTGTTGCAGCACATCTTTTAAAAGAACAAGGGTATGAAGTTATTGGAGTAACCATGCAGGTCTGGCAGGAAGATGATTATTATGAAGATATGGAAAGTGGGTGTTGTTCTTTAAGTGCTGTGGAAGATGCCAAAATGGTAGCATATCATCTTAATATACCTCATTATGTTATGAATTTTAAAGAGGCATTTAAAAAAAATGTAATAGACTATTTCATACAGGAATATATGGAAGGAAAGACACCAAATCCGTGTATAGCCTGTAATAAATATATAAAATTTGATGAGCTTTTAAAAAGAGCCATGGATTTAGGGGCGGATTATGTGGCTACAGGACATTATGCTACTGTAGAAAAAATTAATGATAGATATACTCTTAGAAAATCAAAGGATCACAATAAAGATCAAACTTATGCTCTTTATAATTTAACTCAATTTCAGCTGGCACATACATTAATGCCCTGTGGAATATACAAAAAAGAAGAAATAAGAGAAATAGCAAGGGAAATAGGACTTATGGTTCATTCTAAAAGAGATAGTGAAGAAATATGTTTCATCCCAGATAATGATCATGGAGCTTATATAAAGAGAATTACGAAGGATAAAGTAAAAGAAGGAAATTTTATAGATAAAGAGGGAAATGTTCTTGGAAAACATAAGGGAATAGTATACTATACATTGGGCCAGAGAAAAGGATTGGGTTTATCCTTTGGGGTACCTACGTATGTAATAGACATAAAACCTTATACCAATGAAGTTGTGCTTGGCAGTGAAGAAGATATATTTAAAACAGATTTAGTGGCAAAGGATGTGAATTTTCTTCCTTTTGAGAATTTGACCTCACCGATGAAGGTAGAAGCTAAAATAAGATATTCCTCAAAACCTGCAGAGGCAACCATAAGCTGTCTGGATGAGGAAAGAATAAAAGTAAAATTTACAGACAGACAAAGGGCAATTACAAAAGGGCAATCTGTGGTGTTTTACAAAGATAATATTTTAATTGGAGGAGGAATTATTGACAGCTAATATTATAAATGATACAATTAAAAGAAACAAATTTTTTGACAGCCTATTGGGATATTGACGTAAAATGAGATATGTAATAGATTATAAAAATAACATTAAAAACTGAGACAGGGATCAAGTAGATATGATTAACATTTTAAAGAGAGTGGTGGAAGCTGGGAATCCATAAATGTTACATGTTGAAACTCCCCCTGGAGTTGTAAGCTGAACTTATAGTAAGCTGTGCCGGTAGAAGCCGTTATAAAATATGAGTAACAAATTTGGGTGGTACCGCGGTAGACTTTCGCCCCAGGCAGAAGGTCTATTTTTTATGTTATTTTTAAGAAATAACAATATAGGAGGAAATATAATGGAAAACTTAAAAATTTATTATGATGAAGATGGAAATCTGGATTTATTGAGGGATAAAACAGTGGCAGTTTTAGGCTATGGAAGTCAGGGCCATGCCCATGCACAGAATTTAAAAGATAGTGGAATTAATGTGGTAATCGGTCTGTATAAAGGCAGTAAGTCCTGGAAAAGGGCAGAGGAGAATGGTTTTGAAGTAATGGAAGCTGCAGATGCTGTAAAAAAAGCAGATATGGTTATGACACTTATACCAGATGAAAAACAAAAGGGCCTATATATTGACAGTATTAAAGATAACTTGACAGAGGGAAAAGTGCTTATGTTTGCCCATGGATTTAATATACACTTCAATCAGATAACTCCTCCGGAAAATGTGGATGTAATTATGGTTGCACCTAAAGGACCAGGACACATTGTAAGAAGAGAATATACAGAAGGAAAAGGAGTACCGTGCCTTTATGCAGTATACCAGGATTACAGTGGAAAAGCCAAGGATTATGCACTGGCATATGCAAAAGGAATAGGAGGCACAAGAGGAGGAGTTCTTGAAACTACCTTTAAAGATGAAACAGAGACAGATTTGTTTGGAGAACAGGTAGTACTTTGCGGAGGAATATCAGAACTTATAAAAGCAGGATTTGAAACTCTGGTTGAAGCAGGATATGCGCCAGAAAATGCATACTTTGAGTGCATGCATGAGATGAAATTGATTGTGGATTTGATGAATGAAGGCGGATTGAGCTACATGAGATATTCCATAAGTGATACAGCTGAATATGGAGATTACAGTATAGGCAAGAGAATAGTAACAGAGGATACAAGAAAAGAGATGAAAAAAGTACTTGGAGAAATTCAAGACGGTACTTTTGCAAAGAACTGGATACTGGAAAATCAGACAGGAAGACCTTCATTTATTGCAAAGAGGAAAAAAGAACAGAACCATCCTATTGAAGTAGTTGGAAAAAAACTTAGGGCTATGATGTCCTGGATAAACAGCAAATAATTATAATTATAGAGTTAACATATTAAATTTGGAAGCTTAAAGCTTCCAAATTTTTATTTTAAACTTCTGATTTGTGTAAAAATAAATGAGGATAAATATGGTATAATAATATACATATTATAATTAAATATTAGTATCAGTTTAAAATTAATGGTATTAAATAATTGACAACGTTAACACTTCTAACGTATTATTTTTACATATTCTATATAGATTGAGAAGGAGGCGAGTTTATGTTACCTTATGACAAAACAAATAAGGGGATTGATGATGGGATATTATTGAAAAAAGTGAGTATTACAGGTAACCTTTGTGCAGGGTATGGAGAAGTATTTATAAATCAAATTTATGAAAATTGCAGTGATGAAGATATAGAAGGAGTATATATTTTTCCTATTCCAGTTACAGCAGTAATATCTGGATTTGAAGCAGAAATAGGTGGAAGAACCTTAAAAGCAATAGTGGAAGAGAAAGATAAGGCTCTGCAGGTGTATGAGAATGCAAGAATTCGAGGAGGTAGTATTTTTTCACTGGAAGAATTCAGTCCTCATTTCTTCAAAATAAGTATAGGTAAGATAATTTCCGGAGAAATCGTAAAAATAAAACTTTCATATATAGATGAATTAGAGTATAAAGACAGTACTTTTAAACTTACTATACCTGCAATTTCAGAACCTAAAATAATAAGAAGTAAATCTAGAATTGAAGAATTAAGAAGTAATTTGGTCAATAGACTTGGAATAAAAAAGGGCAGGGATGAAGATTTTGAATTTAAGGTAAATATAATAGTGGAATCCTTAAGCAAAGTTAACTTTAGATGTCCCTACCATAAAATAAAAGTGGAGAGGGAAGGAGACACAGTAGCCAAGATAACTTTAGAGGAAGACTATTATTTAATGGATAAAGAATTTATATTGTTTATCAAAGAGAGAGAAACCCTTGAAGCAGATGGAATGATTTATGAATATAAAGAAAATGACAGGCAAAAAGGAATAGTATATATAAGAATGATTCCAAAGCTTGATCCTTATGAGGAAGAGATTAAGGAAAATTATATATTTTTAATTGATATTTCAGATACCATGAAAGGTGAAAAGTTGGAACAGGCAAAAAATGCACTTCAGCTTTGTATAAGGAACTTATCTAAAGGTGATACTTTCGATATAATAGCCATGGGAGTAAATTTAATAGATTTTTCAAAAGACGGAATGATAGAATTTGACCAGGATTCTTTAAGAAAAGCTTCTAAATGGATAGATAATTTGGATACAGAAGAAGATGCAGATATATTTGGGGCAATAAGGTATAGTCTGGAGAAAGAAGGGAATAAAAATACAATACTTTTATTTACTGATGATTTGGTAGATGATGAGGAAAATATACTTGCCTATGTGAAAGAAAATATAGGTGACAATAGAATATTCACTTTTGGAATAGATTCATCTGCCAATAACTATTTTCTAAATAAGCTGGCCCATGAAAGCTGCGGAAAAGCAGAGTTCATAGATATAGACGAGAGAATAGAAGATATAGTACTAAGGCAATTTAATAGAATACAAAATCCTCAAGTTCATAACATAGAAATCGACTGGGGTGAACTTAAGGTTAAAAATTCTTATCCTAGAACCATAGAATACATGTATGATAGAGAACCTTTTTCAATATTTGCAAATGTACTGGGAGAAGTAGGAGGGCAGATAGTATTAAAGGGAAACGTAGATGGAAAAGAATATATACAAAAGGTGGATATAGATAAT
This window of the Clostridium kluyveri DSM 555 genome carries:
- the nifS gene encoding cysteine desulfurase NifS, with the translated sequence MNREIYMDYAATTFVKPEVIEEMKLYFNEYFGNPSSVYGISRSTKMAIIKAREKIASAINANRDEIFFTSGGSESDNWAIKGVALANKERGKHIITTGIEHPAVINTCRYMEKQGFKVTYLPVDRFGTVDIKKLEESIGKDTLIVSIMFANNEIGTIEPIEEIGNICKKRQILLHTDAVQAVGNVPIDVKDMNIDLLSMSSHKFYGPKGIGALYIKKGVKIDSFIHGGSQERGRRAGTENIAGIVGMGKALEIATLNMNRENKRLSYLRDKMIEKLLKIPGTKLNGHKTNRLPSNVNISFDSVDGEILVMALDNEGICVSAGSACSAGAIEPSRVLKAIGLSDVRAKSSIRLSLGAGTTEEDINYAADIIKDTVFKLRENNAKWSSGKF
- the ilvC gene encoding ketol-acid reductoisomerase; protein product: MENLKIYYDEDGNLDLLRDKTVAVLGYGSQGHAHAQNLKDSGINVVIGLYKGSKSWKRAEENGFEVMEAADAVKKADMVMTLIPDEKQKGLYIDSIKDNLTEGKVLMFAHGFNIHFNQITPPENVDVIMVAPKGPGHIVRREYTEGKGVPCLYAVYQDYSGKAKDYALAYAKGIGGTRGGVLETTFKDETETDLFGEQVVLCGGISELIKAGFETLVEAGYAPENAYFECMHEMKLIVDLMNEGGLSYMRYSISDTAEYGDYSIGKRIVTEDTRKEMKKVLGEIQDGTFAKNWILENQTGRPSFIAKRKKEQNHPIEVVGKKLRAMMSWINSK
- the mnmA gene encoding tRNA 2-thiouridine(34) synthase MnmA; translation: MAKKVVVGMSGGVDSSVAAHLLKEQGYEVIGVTMQVWQEDDYYEDMESGCCSLSAVEDAKMVAYHLNIPHYVMNFKEAFKKNVIDYFIQEYMEGKTPNPCIACNKYIKFDELLKRAMDLGADYVATGHYATVEKINDRYTLRKSKDHNKDQTYALYNLTQFQLAHTLMPCGIYKKEEIREIAREIGLMVHSKRDSEEICFIPDNDHGAYIKRITKDKVKEGNFIDKEGNVLGKHKGIVYYTLGQRKGLGLSFGVPTYVIDIKPYTNEVVLGSEEDIFKTDLVAKDVNFLPFENLTSPMKVEAKIRYSSKPAEATISCLDEERIKVKFTDRQRAITKGQSVVFYKDNILIGGGIIDS
- a CDS encoding VIT and vWA domain-containing protein — translated: MLPYDKTNKGIDDGILLKKVSITGNLCAGYGEVFINQIYENCSDEDIEGVYIFPIPVTAVISGFEAEIGGRTLKAIVEEKDKALQVYENARIRGGSIFSLEEFSPHFFKISIGKIISGEIVKIKLSYIDELEYKDSTFKLTIPAISEPKIIRSKSRIEELRSNLVNRLGIKKGRDEDFEFKVNIIVESLSKVNFRCPYHKIKVEREGDTVAKITLEEDYYLMDKEFILFIKERETLEADGMIYEYKENDRQKGIVYIRMIPKLDPYEEEIKENYIFLIDISDTMKGEKLEQAKNALQLCIRNLSKGDTFDIIAMGVNLIDFSKDGMIEFDQDSLRKASKWIDNLDTEEDADIFGAIRYSLEKEGNKNTILLFTDDLVDDEENILAYVKENIGDNRIFTFGIDSSANNYFLNKLAHESCGKAEFIDIDERIEDIVLRQFNRIQNPQVHNIEIDWGELKVKNSYPRTIEYMYDREPFSIFANVLGEVGGQIVLKGNVDGKEYIQKVDIDNFNTEENANLLKKIWAKKRIKSLEINMRAERGTIRESMRKKIIELSKDNKLISSETTFILMELREEPVLGIQLRDIIPIKVKENTLNHEMSGDTGTGFLYRSFIYEDDVEISLSDNRYLDEKYPRKKLLRIIAKNQFADGAFVDYEDSSVEDKIETTAMVMLAFIIGKENIDIYTNQLNKAVSFICENYDEVEFDVRCDILKLSILVLNKIKKKKLLKDKYIPKVDNTIEKLCEKLHSREETRPVLKNLMSNSFNKNVASLFTLSEDKKYIKENITIIEERNSIFDMSKLAVLKGLKS
- a CDS encoding helix-turn-helix domain-containing protein produces the protein MQTIQWQNVFGSDLKAIKQHRYCTEYHIENHSGTGKLIQYEVLPGIQLTYNLFKLDIRPNNNITNINIIEINHCMEGRYECEFKKNDYIYLNEGDLSISNFSCKKISSNFPLGYFKGISIIIYLDEAVISIKKMKLPDSIDLYKLMKKLCVKGHCFILRARNEIKHIFSQPYPVKEELYRTYHQIKVIELLLFLSSNNISEQNQERPYYSRKQVTITKQIRDHLITHMNKRITIEEMSKKYGIGATTLKSCFKGIYGTTIGNYMHYHRIKTAAFMLQNSYDSIAVIAAKVGYENQSKFAAAFKKITGMCPSEYRKSKHKQPVVHKKVSFI
- a CDS encoding cell wall-binding repeat-containing protein, whose product is MRLRKILGLIVGAVMLFSTTVFAESSYSLDQKRIFGKDRYETSSLISKNGWESASSVVICNGENFPDALCAAPLAKKYNAPILLVSKSGLSESTKEELSRLNPDKLIIIGGNGVIPDKVISEIKTAAPKASDVTRLGGTTRYDTSKMIADKVGKSSSIVLVSGKASSDALSISYIAANKGMPILLADRKEDVLEYSKDNSVEKAYIIGGESLVSKDIESIFKNTERIYGKDRYESNQKILDKFKDDINFGSIYLASAQYNGVDQFADALSVSALASKDCNPIILVSGTMNKDTVSIIKSKVDKNSKVIAIGGTSLVSENIVTSVANVNSSENDKPTPSKPSGGGGGGGGSSSSNPFAGGNGTVSSPYKIATAAQLNKVRSYLNKNFILTADIDLSSYANWEPIGAFKPLSDKPEDAETPDPKVTFRGSFNGNGHTISNLKIDRKDMAIGLFGCITQNENKSNVIYDLTVKNINVIGYNDLVGGVIGHQAAGSPIEKIELIGDNKIIGNDNSANVGGIVGGTMYSNITDCKAQADIVINGDGNNLVGILAGGLGNCSLSGCSAKGTITVNGKEAYSIGGLAGCIHEGEYVKDCSSDVTISVAEKNFMIGGLIGHAGTFDENNPTVISNCTVKADITASESASRIGGVVGSGFYMEEYYAAPSVYIVENCSVEGSITGGTEVGTVAGHAYNSIVKNCTSTMTIDGNADGTQIGKTETEASLFAGGSGTEADPYQIATASQLNRVRRYLNKNYILTADIDLSSYENWEPIGVFKAASEDDEEAPVMELTFSGVFNGNGHKISNIHISRDNDVGVGLFGCVAGDNASVKNLVVENTTVSGKQLVGGVIGYASFKNAAESISLVGENNITGGFLVGGIVGGGFCDIKNCSANANVILAGDNAQGVGILSGGMEACSLIGSSATGTVTAVGNGSFSIGGLSGTAHESASVEDCNADVVITVGENSSMVGGLLGNAGTYNVENPTIIKNCSANASIKAADSAERIGGIVGAGFYLDAYKEYRPVPSVYKVIDSETSGSIEGGKIIGTIAGHAYNSTVENCTSTMTVNGNADAPQIGKSETAEPSSFAGGSGTEADPYQIATADQLNNVRKYLDKHFKLTADIDLASYENWEPIGAFNLQAEDESGYLANAFKGSFDGDNHTISNLTTNKENSVGVGLIGAASSSSVVKNLKMKNVTAEGTTAVGAVLGYNQGTAENITLFGDNNISGYNCIGGILGGNEGGAIKNCTAAATINVLGDNVFEDGRYILPDNAEAGGIIVGGSFTGTIDGCSAEGTVISKGSNAMGLGGVGGCLEYMESITNCTANVIIDAGESAHGVGGLCGFAGMFDREAPAVISNCTVTVTITANGATHIGGLVGTGLYMNMYDMESVFVISNCEVTAEIKGAITPGTVVGRAEGSTIESCTANVTIDGASDGPEIGTTDRPFESAE